One genomic segment of Zingiber officinale cultivar Zhangliang unplaced genomic scaffold, Zo_v1.1 ctg224, whole genome shotgun sequence includes these proteins:
- the LOC122036921 gene encoding transmembrane 9 superfamily member 11-like codes for MGFTSGSSAGMRSSFGSFFWFLVFFCAAFLRSGEGFYLPGSYPHQYIVGSDLSVKVNSLTSIETEIPFRYYSLPFCRPREGIKDSAENLGELLMGDRIENSPYLFKMFTNETNVFVCQMNSLSTDDFNLLKKRIDEMYQVNVILENLPAIRYTKKDDFVLRWTGYPIGVKASNNAYYVFNHLKFNVLVHKYEETNVARVVGSTGDAADVIQTSEKSRSGKAGWMVVGFEVVPCSVLHNPEKTKNLKMYDKYPAKIQCDPTTVAMKVNENQPIAFTYEVTFIESDIKWPSRWDAYLKMEGAKVHWFSILNSLMVIAFLAGIVLVILLRTVRRDLNRYEELDKESQAQMNEELSGWKLVVGDVFRAPSHPMLLCVMVGDGVQILGMAVVTIFFAALGFMSPASRGTLVTGMLFFYLILGIAAGYVAVRMWKTIKGGDHSGWVAVSWRVACFFPGIAFLILTTLNFLLWGSHSTGAIPISLFIVLLLLWFCISLPLTLAGGFLGAKASHIEFPVRTNQIPREIPQQKYPSWLLVIGAGTLPFGTLFIELFFIMSSLWMGRVYYVFGFLLIVMILLVVVCAEVSLVLTYMHLCVEDWQWWWKSFFSSGSVAIYIFLYSINYLIFDLKSLSGPVSATLYLGYSLFMVTAIMLATGTVGFISSFCFVHYLFSSVKLD; via the coding sequence ATGGGTTTCACTTCCGGATCCAGCGCCGGGATGAGATCTTCCTTCGGATCTTTCTTCTGGTTCCTTGTTTTCTTCTGCGCTGCCTTCCTCAGATCTGGTGAAGGGTTTTATCTCCCCGGAAGCTACCCTCACCAGTATATTGTCGGCAGCGACTTATCGGTGAAGGTCAACTCGCTTACCTCCATCGAGACCGAGATCCCCTTCAGGTACTACAGTCTGCCCTTCTGCCGCCCCCGAGAGGGCATCAAGGATAGCGCCGAGAACCTAGGGGAGCTCCTCATGGGTGACCGCATCGAGAACTCTCCTTACCTGTTCAAGATGTTCACCAACGAGACAAACGTCTTCGTTTGCCAGATGAATTCCCTCTCGACCGACGATTTCAACCTCCTCAAGAAGCGGATCGACGAGATGTACCAGGTCAACGTCATCCTCGAGAATCTACCGGCGATTCGGTACACGAAGAAAGATGATTTTGTCCTCCGATGGACGGGTTACCCTATTGGGGTCAAAGCCAGTAATAATGCCTACTATGTGTTCAATCACCTAAAGTTCAATGTGTTGGTTCACAAGTATGAGGAGACCAATGTGGCGAGGGTGGTGGGAAGCACTGGTGATGCAGCCGATGTGATTCAAACCTCAGAAAAGTCGAGATCTGGAAAAGCTGGTTGGATGGTGGTCGGATTCGAGGTTGTGCCATGCAGTGTCCTGCACAATCCCGAGAAAACCAAGAATTTGAAGATGTACGACAAATATCCAGCAAAAATCCAGTGTGATCCTACTACAGTTGCCATGAAAGTAAATGAGAACCAACCAATAGCTTTCACCTATGAGGTTACCTTCATCGAGAGTGATATCAAGTGGCCTTCTCGTTGGGATGCATACTTGAAGATGGAGGGAGCTAAGGTTCACTGGTTCTCAATCCTTAATTCACTAATGGTGATTGCTTTCTTGGCTGGCATAGTTCTTGTCATCTTATTGAGAACTGTAAGAAGGGACCTTAACCGGTATGAAGAGTTGGATAAGGAGTCACAAGCACAGATGAACGAGGAACTCTCTGGGTGGAAACTTGTTGTCGGAGATGTCTTCAGGGCCCCAAGTCATCCAATGTTGCTTTGTGTTATGGTGGGTGATGGAGTGCAGATTCTTGGCATGGCAGTGGTAACCATCTTTTTTGCGGCACTTGGATTCATGTCCCCTGCATCTCGGGGGACCCTTGTCACGGGGATGTTGTTCTTCTACTTGATTCTTGGAATCGCAGCTGGGTATGTTGCTGTTAGGATGTGGAAGACAATCAAAGGAGGCGATCATTCTGGTTGGGTTGCTGTTTCCTGgcgcgttgcttgtttcttcccTGGCATTGCATTCCTGATCCTCACAACATTGAATTTCCTGTTGTGGGGTAGCCATAGCACTGGAGCAATCCCAATTTCCTTATTCATTGTGTTGCTGTTGTTGTGGTTCTGCATCTCACTTCCACTTACTCTTGCTGGTGGATTCCTTGGTGCCAAGGCATCACATATTGAGTTCCCTGTTCGGACTAATCAAATCCCTCGCGAAATCCCTCAGCAGAAGTACCCATCATGGTTACTAGTTATTGGAGCTGGGACGCTACCTTTTGGTACTCTCTTCATTGAGCTCTTCTTCATAATGTCTAGTCTTTGGATGGGTCGAGTCTACTATGTTTTCGGCTTTCTCTTAATCGTGATGATTCTCCTCGTTGTTGTTTGCGCGGAGGTTTCTCTTGTCCTTACCTACATGCATCTATGTGTGGAAGATTGGCAATGGTGGTGGAAATCATTCTTTTCATCAGGATCCGTAGCTATCTACATCTTTTTATACTCGATCAACTATTTAATCTTTGATCTCAAGAGTCTAAGTGGACCTGTGTCTGCCACACTCTACCTCGGCTACTCACTGTTCATGGTCACTGCTATCATGCTAGCTACTGGTACTGTTGGATTCATTTCATCCTTTTGTTTTGTTCACTACCTCTTCTCCTCTGTCAAACTTGATTGA